A window of Sphingomonas astaxanthinifaciens DSM 22298 genomic DNA:
GACGGCGGGCAAGGGCTGGCCGGTGCCGGAGGCGCGGGAGAGGAGCAGCTGGACCTGTCCGGTGAGGCCGTCCCGCTCGCCCACCGCGCCGGTCAGGCGGGGAGTCGTGAAAGGATCGGACAGGACGGCGACGACCGGGGCGTCCTTTCCGGCGAGGAGCGCGCGCGGATCGGCGCCGGGCGCGACTTCCACCAGGCGCGGGAAGTTGGCGATGCCCGGCAGGTTGTCGAGCTCGTCGCGGACCCGGCTCAGCCGGGCATAGTCGGCGGGCGAGGCGACCACCGCCAGCCGCGGCTGCTCGCGCTCGGAGACGTGCGCGCCGATCCCGGCGAACAGCCCGCCGATCAGCAGCGGGAAGAGGGGGCCGAGCAGGAAGAAGAGGAAGGTCCGGCTCAGCACGGTCGCGGTATAGTCGCGGCGGGCGATCACCAGCGCGGCCTGGAGCTTGTTCATGCGGCGGGTCATGCGGGTACTCCCTGGCCCATGGCCTCGGCGGCGGCGGCCCCGGCGATGGCGACGAAGGCATCGTGGAGTCCGGGCCGCTCGATCGACAAGGTCTCGATCCCCGCATCATGTTCGAGGAGCGCGCGCAGGAGGGGCTCGGGGCCTTCTGGCGGCAGTTCGAAGCGCCATTCGCGGCCGGTCCAGCGCGCTTCATGGGGAAGTGCCGAGCGCCACGGGCCTTCCTCGGCGCGGGTCTGGAGTCGGACGATCGGACGCAGCCGGTCGCGCGCGGCATCGACCGCGCCGGCGAAGGCGACCTTGCCCGCGGCGACGATCGCGATCCGCTCGCACAATCGCTCGGCGTGGGCGATGACGTGGGTCGAGAAGATGACGGTCGCGCCCGCCGCGGCTTCGGCGCGGATCAGCGCTTCGAGCTTTTCCTGATTGATCGCGTCGAGGCCCGAGAAGGGTTCGTCGAGCACGATCAGCCGGGGATGGTGGATGAGCGTTCCGAGCAATTGCACCGTCTGGGCCATGCCCTTGGACAGGGTGCGGATCGGCTTGTTCTCCCACTCCGACAGCCCGCGTTCGGCGAGCATCGCGACCGCGCGGCGGCGGCCCTCGCGGATGGGCAGTCCGCGCAGCGCGCCCATGAAGGCGATCGCCTCGCGCGCGACCATCGCGGGATAGAGGCCGCGCTCCTCGGGGAGGTAGCCGACCTCGCTTGCCGCATCGAGCGGATTGGTCCGTCCGAGCAGGCTGCGGGTCCCGCTGTCGGGGTCGATGATCCCGAGCAGCATGCGGAGCGTGGTGGTCTTGCCCGCGCCATTGGGGCCGAGCAGGCCGAAAATGCTTCCGGTCGGGACCGCCAGGCTGACCCCGTCGACGGCCAGCTTGTCGCCGAAGGTCTTGACGAGATCGCGGGCTTCGACCGCCGCGCCCTCCCCCGACACTTGCTGCAGCACTCGTCTGGCCTCCCCTGTCGCCGCTCTGTAGTGAGACCAAGTGCCTGAACCCGCAAGCCTTAAGGAAAGGATACGAGCCGAGGCCGAGCGCCTGGGATTCGTCGCCTGCGGCTTCGCCCGCGCCGACGCGGTGCCCGAGGCGGGCGAGCGCCTGCGCGCGTGGCTGGCCGAAGGGCGCCACGGAACCATGGGCTGGATGGAAGAACGCGCCGGACAGCGGGCGCATCCCCAGGCTTTGTGGCCCGAGGCGAAGAGCGTCATCGCGCTGGCGATGAGCTATGCCCCGGCGGGCGACCCGAGGGCGCTCGAAGCCGAGGCCGAACGGGGGCGGATCAGCGTCTATGCGCAGGGCGCCGACTATCACAAGACGGTCAAGAAGGCGCTGAAGGCGCTGGCCCGCTTCATCGTCGATGCCGTTCCATCCGAGCTCAAGGTCTTCGTCGACACCGCGCCAGTGATGGAGAAACCGCTCTCGGCCGCGGCGGGGATCGGCTGGCAGGGGAAGCACACCAATCTCCTCTCGCGGAGCCACGGCAACTGGCTGTTCCTGGGCGTCATCTTCACCGAGCTGGAATTGGAGCCCGACCCCCCGGGAAGTCAGCATTGCGGGAGCTGCACCGCCTGCATCGGGGCGTGTCCGACGGGAGCCATCGACGCGCCGGGCAAGCTCGATGCGCGGCGGTGCATCTCCTACCTGACGATCGAGCATGCCGGGCCGATCCCGCTCGAATTTCGCGAGGCGATGGGCAATCGCATCTACGGCTGCGACGACTGCCTCGCGGCCTGTCCGTGGAACCGGTTCGCCGCGCAGGCGCAGGCCAATCGCGCCTTCCTGCCGCGCGCCGAACTGGTCGCGCCGCGTCTCGCCGACCTGCTCGCCCTCGACGATGGCAGCTTCCGCGAGCTGTTCGCGGGGAGCCCGATCAAGCGGATCGGGGTCAAGCGCTTCCTCCGCAACTGCCTGGTCGCCGCGGGCAATAGCGGCGACGGCGCGCTCCTGCCGCGGGTCGAGGCACTAGCTGGTGATTCTGATCCCGTGGTGGCCGAAGCCGCCGACTGGGCGGCCGAGCGGCTCAGAGTCGCGGCGGCGCCAGGCTCGTGATGCAGCCCTCGACCGGCAGCGGGTCGCCCGAGCCGGGCCGGCGGGCATCGGCGTGGAGGACGGTCGCGACCCCGGATCCGCTCGTCGGCGGGTAGAGATAGGCGTCGAGCACGCAGGTCGCATTCTGCCACTGCAGCTTGAGGCCCGGCCCCTCGCGGACCTGGAAGGCCGGCACGCCGAAGCGCTGGACAAGCTCGGGCTGCGACAGGCCGCTGATTCCGCTCCGGACTTCGACGGGCTTTGGCGTGGGCTTGGGCGTCGGCGTGGGCGGCGGGGTCGAGGCGCAGGCCGCGAGCAGCAGCGCGGAAACGGGCAGGAGGCGACGCATCCGGGCCTGATGGCGGGGCGGGCTCCCGGTGGCAAGGTGCTGGACGCCCCGGCCCCGCACCGCTACCCGCCCCGGCCATTCTCCCAACCGACCCAGGACCGCAAATGACCCAGCCCCGCTACGACGTGCTCGCCATCGGCAATGCCATCGTCGACGTGATCGCCGATGCCGACGACGCCTTCCTCGCTGCCGAGGGGCTGGTGAAGGGCTCGATGCGGCTGGTCGACGAAGCGGAATCGGCCGGGCTCTACAGCCGGATGCGCCCGGGCCGCGAGATCAGCGGCGGTTCGGCGGGCAACACCGCGGCGGGGCTGGCGGCGCTCGGTTGCAAGGTCGCCTATGCCGGCCAGGTCGCGGACGACCAGCTTGGTGCCATCTACGCCCATGACATAAGCGCGCAGGGCATCGACTTCATCGTCGCGCCGCGCGGCGGGATCGGCGCGACCGCGACCAGCCTGATCCTCGTCACGCCCGACGCGCAGCGGACCATGAATACCTTCCTCGGCGCATGCCAGCGGCTCGAGCTCGGCCACTTCGAGCCGGAAATCGCCGCCGAGGCGGGCATCGTCTACCTCGAGGGCTATCTGTGGAGCGCCGACGCGCCCCGGGCGGCGATGCTGGAGGCGATCGCGATTGCGAAGGAGGCGGGCCGACGCGTCGCGCTGACCCTGTCGGACAGTTTCGTCGTCGATGCGCACCGGGCGGAGTTCCTGCAGCTGATCGAGGACGGCAAGCTCGACATCCTGTTCGGCAATGCCGCGGAGCTTGCGGCGATGGCCGGCGAGGAGGATTTCGATTCCGCCGTGGCCGCGCTGGCAGAACGCGTGCCGCTGCTCGTCGCCACGCATGGCGAGCATGGCGCGGTGGCGGTGCGCGGGGACGAGCGGGCGCGGGTCGCCGCCGAACCCATCAGCCAGCTGGTCGACACGACCGGGGCGGGCGACCTCTTCGCGGCGGGCTTTCTCGCCGGCGAAGTCCGCGGCCTGCCGCTCGAGCAGTCGCTTCGGCTGGGCGCGATCGCCGCGGCGGAGGTCATCCAGCATTATGGCGCGCGGCCCGAGGCCGACCTCAAGGTACTGGCCGGCGACCTCCTCGCCTGAGCGTTTCCACGGCACCAAAAAAAAGGGCCGGAGCATCGCTGCTCCGGCCCTTTCTGTTTGCGTGGTCGACGATCAGTCGCGGTGAACCGTGCCGCCGCCGGGATTGTCCTCGCGGTAGACGGGCATTTCGTCGTCGGCGAGAACGGTATGCCCCTTCGCCAGCTCCGAATTGCGCATCCCGTAGAGGAAGTAGAGCACGATCGCGCCGAGCATGAACCAGCCGAAGAAGATCAGCACCCGGGTCTCGACGGTGAAGATCAGCGCGAAGCAGCTGAGGATGCCCAGCGCCGGCAGCACCGGATAGAGCGGGACCTTGTAGCCGCGCGGCAGTTCCGGGTGGGTGGTGCGCAGCCAGATCACGGTCAGGCAGACGATCCCGAAGGCCGCCAGCGTTCCGACCGAGGTCATGTCGCCGAGCGTGTTGATGTCGAAGAAACCCGCCGCGCAGGCGACGATCACGCCGACCAGCAGCGTGTTGACCCACGGGGTCTGGTACTTCGGGTGCACCTTCGCGAAGACGCGCGGCAGCAGGCCGTCACGCGCCATGGTGTAGAAGATGCGGGTCTGGCCATACATCAGCACGAGGATGACGCTGGTCAGGCCGATGATCGCGCCGACCTTGATGGTCGAGGCGAGCCAGGCCCATTGCGGGCCGAAGGCATCGACCGCGACCGCGACCGGATCGGGCACGTTGAGCTGGTTGTAGGGCACGATCAGGGTCAGCACGATCGACACCAGGATGTAGATGACCGTGCAGGCGATGAGGCTGCCGATGATCCCGATCGGCATGTCCTTGGCCGGATCCTTGGCTTCCTGGCCGGCGGTCGAGACCGCTTCGAAGCCGATGTAGGCGAAGAAGACGATCGAGGCGGCGCGCAGGATGCCGTCCCAGCCGAACTTGCCGTCACCCTCGTTGGGCGGAATGAACGGGTGCCAGTTGGGGGTGAACTTGTCGAGGTTCGACAGGAGGATGAAGCCGCCAACGATGATGAAGGCGGCGAGCACCGTCACCTTGATCGCGACGATGATGTTGTTGACCTTGGCGCTCTCGCTGACGCCGAGCACGAGCAGCAGCGACAGGGTTATGCAGACGAGGAACGCCGGCAGGTTGAACAGGTAGTTGCCGCCGGTGGCGACCCCCGCTTCCATGATCGCATGCCCGGTCGGGCCGGTCAGCTCGCGCGGGATGACGAGGCCGATGTCGCCGAGCAGGCTGACGATATAGCCCGACCAGCCGACCGCAACGACCGAGGCGGCGAGGCCATATTCCAGCAGCAGCAGCGAGCCCATGATCCACGCCGCGAACTCGCCGAGCGTGGTGTAGCTGTAGGTATAGGCCGAGCCCGACACCGGCAGCGTCGAGGACAATTCGGCATAGCAAAGGCCGGCGAAGGCGCAGACGATGCCGGCGATGACGAAGCTGATCAGGACGGCGGGGCCGGCATGAAGCGCGGCGGCGTTGCCGGTCCGGACGAAGATGCCGGCGCCGATGATGCAGCCGATACCGAGAAGGACGAGGTTCCAGGCACCGAGCGAGCGCTTGAGCTCGCTGGTCTGGGTCTCGCGCTGAACCTGGGCGACGCTCTTGCGCATGGTCATGCGCCCGAGGAGGCCCGGCCGAGGAGCTGTGGAGGCCATGTTGATCTTGTTCCCCTTGTGGGTGTGCTTATCGCGGGCGGAGCCTAGCGGGTGATTCCCCTCGTGCAATCCTATTGTCACACGTGTCTTCGGGGTGTTGCGGCGCGGTCGCAGCGGGGCCCTCAGCGCGCGAGCATGCCCCCCAGTGGCTGGCCGCCGAAGATGTGGACGTGGAGATGCGCGACTTCCTGCCCGGCGCGCTTGCCGGTGTTGGCGAGGAGGCGATAGCCCTGCGGCTCGGCACCGACGATCCTTGCGGTCTCGCCTACCGCGCGGACAAAGTCGGCGATCTCGGCGTCGGAGGCATTGGCCGAGAAATCCTCCCAGCTGACGTAAGGGCCCTTGGGGATCACCAGCACGTGGATCGCCGCCAGCGGATTGATGTCGTGGAAGGCAAGGCTGTGCTCGGTCTCGAGCACCTTCTTGGAGGGGATTTCGCCCCGGACGATCCGCGCGAAGATGTTGTTCCCGTCGTACGTCTGCTTGTGATCAATTGGCATGGAGGCGTTTCCCGGTTGACGCTTATCGCCGCCTCGCTACCAGTTCGGCGCATGGCCGACGAGAGCGCAGAAAGCCTGATTCCCTACGACGAGATCGTGCAGGAGGCGCTGCGCGACGTGGTCGGGCGTGTGCTCACCACGGTCGAGAAGGGCGGCGGGCTCCCCGGCGGGCATCATTTCTACATCACTTTCCGCACCCGCATGGCGGGGGTCGAGATCCCCAAGCATCTCGCCCAGCGCTTCCCGGACGAGATGACGATCGTCATCCAGCACCGCTTCTGGGACCTCCATGTCGCGCCCGATTTCTTCACCGTGGGGCTGAGCTTCGGCGGGGTGCCCGCGACGCTCCGAGTGCCGTTCGCGGCAGTGACCGACTTCGTCGATCCGGCGGTCGACTTCAGCCTCAAGTTCCAGGCCAACGGTGCCGAGAATGACGGGCATGAAGATCATGACACGCCGGAGAACGACGCCCCCGCGGTCGTCCCGGTCGAGGACGGCTCGAACGTCGTCTCGGTCGATTTCACCCGCAAGAAATGACGCGAACGTCACCCCGGGCTTGACCCGGGGTCTGCCTTCCTTTTGACGCGCCTTGAAGAACAAGGCGGATCCCGGCTCGAGGCCGGGATGACGAAAAGGAAGACCATGAGCGAGACTACCCGCACCGAGACCGACAGCTTCGGGCCGATCGAGGTCCCGGCCGACAGCTACTGGGGCGCGCAGACCCAGCGCAGCCTCGGCAACTTCCCCTTCGGCGAGCGCGAGCGGATGCCGATCCGGCTGGTCCACGCCCAGGCGATCGTCAAGCAGGCGGCGGCGCGGGTCAATCGCAAGCACGGGCTCGGCGCCGAGCTCGCCGACGCGATGGAAAGCGCCGCCTCGGCGATCATCCGCGGCGATTTCGACGACCAGTTCCCGCTCACCATCTGGCAGACCGGCAGCGGCACCCAGACCAACATGAACGTCAACGAGGTGATCGCGGGCATCGCCAACGAGGCGCTGGCCGGCACCCGCGGCGGCAAGAGCCCGGTGCATCCCAACGATCACGTCAACAAGAGCCAGAGCTCGAACGACAGCTTCCCGACGGCGCTGCATGTCGCCGCGGTGCTGGCAGCGGAGCAGCAGCTCTACCCCGCGCTCGACCGGCTGACCCAGGCGCTCGAGGCCAAGGCCAGGGCGTGGGATCATATCGTCAAGATCGGCCGTACCCATACGCAGGACGCGACCCCGCTGACGCTGGGCCAGGAATTCAGCGGCTATGCGGCGCAGCTGGTCAGCTGCCGCAAGCGGATCGAGGGCGCGCTCGAGGGCAATCTCCGCAAGCTCGCGATCGGCGGGACCGCGGTCGGGACCGGGCTCAATGCGCCCGAGGGCTGGGCCGAGGACATGTGTGCGGCGATCAGCGACATTGCCGGCAGCCGGTTCGAGCCGGCGCCGAACAAGTTCGCCGAAATGGCGGCGCGCGACGGCCTCGTCTTCTTCCACGGCGCGCTGGCGACGCTGGCGGTGGCGCTCAACAAGATCGCCAACGACATCCGCTTCCTCGGAAGCGGGCCGCGCTCGGGGCTCGGCGAACTCAGCCTCCCCGAGAACGAGCCGGGCAGCTCGATCATGCCGGGCAAGGTCAATCCGACCCAGTGCGAGAGCCTGACGATGGTCTGCGCGCAGGTCATCGGCAACGGCCAGGCGCTGACTATCGGCGGGATGCAGGGCCATTTCGAGCTCAATGTCTTCATGCCGCTGATCGGATCGAACGTGCTGCGCTCGGTCGAACTGCTGTCGATCGGGATGGTCAGCTTCGCCGAGCGTTGCGTCGAGGGGATCGTCGCCAACGAGGATCATATCCGCGACCTCGTCGCGCGCAGCCTGATGCTGGTGACCGCGCTGGCGCCGGAGATCGGCTATGACAATGCCGCGGCGATCGCCAAGCATGCCCACAAGAAGGGGCAGAGCCTCAAGGAAGCCGGGCTCGAACTGGGCCTGGTCGATGCCGAGACCTTCGACCGGGTGGTCCGGCCCGAGGCGATGATCGGGCGGTGAGGTCCGCGCGCCTCCTCGCCCTCGTCGGCCTGGCCCTGCTCGCCGGCTGCGCGACCCGGCCTTCGGGTCCGGCGCCGGCGGAGCGGCCGGCCGGGGCGGGGACGGCGCTCCCCGCGCCCGAGGCAAGGGTGCCCGATGCGGCCACTTACGTCG
This region includes:
- a CDS encoding SspB family protein, which produces MADESAESLIPYDEIVQEALRDVVGRVLTTVEKGGGLPGGHHFYITFRTRMAGVEIPKHLAQRFPDEMTIVIQHRFWDLHVAPDFFTVGLSFGGVPATLRVPFAAVTDFVDPAVDFSLKFQANGAENDGHEDHDTPENDAPAVVPVEDGSNVVSVDFTRKK
- a CDS encoding HIT domain-containing protein; protein product: MPIDHKQTYDGNNIFARIVRGEIPSKKVLETEHSLAFHDINPLAAIHVLVIPKGPYVSWEDFSANASDAEIADFVRAVGETARIVGAEPQGYRLLANTGKRAGQEVAHLHVHIFGGQPLGGMLAR
- a CDS encoding adenosine kinase — its product is MTQPRYDVLAIGNAIVDVIADADDAFLAAEGLVKGSMRLVDEAESAGLYSRMRPGREISGGSAGNTAAGLAALGCKVAYAGQVADDQLGAIYAHDISAQGIDFIVAPRGGIGATATSLILVTPDAQRTMNTFLGACQRLELGHFEPEIAAEAGIVYLEGYLWSADAPRAAMLEAIAIAKEAGRRVALTLSDSFVVDAHRAEFLQLIEDGKLDILFGNAAELAAMAGEEDFDSAVAALAERVPLLVATHGEHGAVAVRGDERARVAAEPISQLVDTTGAGDLFAAGFLAGEVRGLPLEQSLRLGAIAAAEVIQHYGARPEADLKVLAGDLLA
- a CDS encoding ABC transporter ATP-binding protein, whose protein sequence is MQQVSGEGAAVEARDLVKTFGDKLAVDGVSLAVPTGSIFGLLGPNGAGKTTTLRMLLGIIDPDSGTRSLLGRTNPLDAASEVGYLPEERGLYPAMVAREAIAFMGALRGLPIREGRRRAVAMLAERGLSEWENKPIRTLSKGMAQTVQLLGTLIHHPRLIVLDEPFSGLDAINQEKLEALIRAEAAAGATVIFSTHVIAHAERLCERIAIVAAGKVAFAGAVDAARDRLRPIVRLQTRAEEGPWRSALPHEARWTGREWRFELPPEGPEPLLRALLEHDAGIETLSIERPGLHDAFVAIAGAAAAEAMGQGVPA
- a CDS encoding amino acid permease, translating into MTMRKSVAQVQRETQTSELKRSLGAWNLVLLGIGCIIGAGIFVRTGNAAALHAGPAVLISFVIAGIVCAFAGLCYAELSSTLPVSGSAYTYSYTTLGEFAAWIMGSLLLLEYGLAASVVAVGWSGYIVSLLGDIGLVIPRELTGPTGHAIMEAGVATGGNYLFNLPAFLVCITLSLLLVLGVSESAKVNNIIVAIKVTVLAAFIIVGGFILLSNLDKFTPNWHPFIPPNEGDGKFGWDGILRAASIVFFAYIGFEAVSTAGQEAKDPAKDMPIGIIGSLIACTVIYILVSIVLTLIVPYNQLNVPDPVAVAVDAFGPQWAWLASTIKVGAIIGLTSVILVLMYGQTRIFYTMARDGLLPRVFAKVHPKYQTPWVNTLLVGVIVACAAGFFDINTLGDMTSVGTLAAFGIVCLTVIWLRTTHPELPRGYKVPLYPVLPALGILSCFALIFTVETRVLIFFGWFMLGAIVLYFLYGMRNSELAKGHTVLADDEMPVYREDNPGGGTVHRD
- the queG gene encoding tRNA epoxyqueuosine(34) reductase QueG, which translates into the protein MPEPASLKERIRAEAERLGFVACGFARADAVPEAGERLRAWLAEGRHGTMGWMEERAGQRAHPQALWPEAKSVIALAMSYAPAGDPRALEAEAERGRISVYAQGADYHKTVKKALKALARFIVDAVPSELKVFVDTAPVMEKPLSAAAGIGWQGKHTNLLSRSHGNWLFLGVIFTELELEPDPPGSQHCGSCTACIGACPTGAIDAPGKLDARRCISYLTIEHAGPIPLEFREAMGNRIYGCDDCLAACPWNRFAAQAQANRAFLPRAELVAPRLADLLALDDGSFRELFAGSPIKRIGVKRFLRNCLVAAGNSGDGALLPRVEALAGDSDPVVAEAADWAAERLRVAAAPGS
- the fumC gene encoding class II fumarate hydratase, with the protein product MSETTRTETDSFGPIEVPADSYWGAQTQRSLGNFPFGERERMPIRLVHAQAIVKQAAARVNRKHGLGAELADAMESAASAIIRGDFDDQFPLTIWQTGSGTQTNMNVNEVIAGIANEALAGTRGGKSPVHPNDHVNKSQSSNDSFPTALHVAAVLAAEQQLYPALDRLTQALEAKARAWDHIVKIGRTHTQDATPLTLGQEFSGYAAQLVSCRKRIEGALEGNLRKLAIGGTAVGTGLNAPEGWAEDMCAAISDIAGSRFEPAPNKFAEMAARDGLVFFHGALATLAVALNKIANDIRFLGSGPRSGLGELSLPENEPGSSIMPGKVNPTQCESLTMVCAQVIGNGQALTIGGMQGHFELNVFMPLIGSNVLRSVELLSIGMVSFAERCVEGIVANEDHIRDLVARSLMLVTALAPEIGYDNAAAIAKHAHKKGQSLKEAGLELGLVDAETFDRVVRPEAMIGR